The segment GCCTTGGATGGCATGAATGATACAGAGGTCTTCAAAACTCGTATCACACAAATAGCAAATGAATATTTAAAATGGTTATTAACCTCAGAAGAAAAACATACATTGTCTTTTTATGAAGGAGGCACAGTAAAGATTGAAGGGGGTAATTCTAAAGTAGAAAGTGAATATATCTTGAAAGACAATATTTTAAGTATAAACGAGATGATTGAGGAGGATGAATTTTACCTACCCATAGATGGTGCTTCTGTAGAAGTTTCGGACAATCAGCTTCAATTAACCAGTACAATTACAGGAGATAAATTAGAAGCGCTGCTGCTCTTTACGGTTTTGATGGATGATTCCAACTTTCCGAATGTGAAAGATCTAGAAGAGCTGAATGAATTGGGTAACAAAGATTTATTTGAAATTATCTCTTTAAAGGTAGTCTTAGAGTATGTAAAGTAAAATGAGAATAAGATATACGAATTAAGAATAATAATTAATCATTTCCATAAATGAGCTGAGTCAGCTCTATACAAACAGTAGTTTGTTGGGGCTGATTTTTTATTATAGACTGAATTATAGATGTAACATTATATGTATCAAGGGATAAAATGTATTTAGTTAGTGAAACTTCTTGACTGTAAAATGTGTTAAGCTTGTAGAGAGTATTATCTTTTAGCTATAAATTAATGAAAGGGCAGTTATGGATTTTTTAATTGGTTTTATACTATTATTTACGGTTTTTATACTCATACTATTATTGAGTATCCACTTGAAAACACGTAATCAAGGTCGGTTTCTTTTTGATAAGCTGAAGCATATTAAGGATTTTAGTTTGTCTCAATTTATTATGGGACAACAAAATAGTTTCTTGCTAGCTGTTGATAAAGAAAGAGAGCTTGTGGCATATATACTTCCCAATTCGCAAATTGTTTTTCCCTATGAGTCTGTTTTGCGAATCGAAATGTTAGAAGATGATGTCATTGTATCAGAACGAGTATCAGAACGGGTAGGGCACAACTCTAGTTTTCAAGAAGTTGTTTCTAAAAAACCTTATAGTTTGTCTCCTCTAAAAAAAGAGGATGGAAAGTCTAAGGTGGCTCAAGTAGTTATGCGCATTACTCTATCCAAAGGAGAGAATCCTTGGCTCCCTATTTATTGTTTTAATGCAAAAACGCAGTTGTTTGGTGGTTCTCGAACCCTTGACCTAACCAATATGGAAAGTCAGATGTATCGTAAAGGAAAAGAGATGGCTTATCATTTAGATATGCTGTTTAGTAAGA is part of the Bacteroides coprosuis DSM 18011 genome and harbors:
- a CDS encoding hypothetical protein (KEGG: fjo:Fjoh_3872 histidine kinase~SPTR: RNA polymerase sigma-54 factor;~IMG reference gene:2504107089), yielding MKKALYLLLLIPIILLAKENSEANSYSILVNKSTHLVKADPRILGDWQFKDLQLFAVLDFKEEALDGMNDTEVFKTRITQIANEYLKWLLTSEEKHTLSFYEGGTVKIEGGNSKVESEYILKDNILSINEMIEEDEFYLPIDGASVEVSDNQLQLTSTITGDKLEALLLFTVLMDDSNFPNVKDLEELNELGNKDLFEIISLKVVLEYVK
- a CDS encoding hypothetical protein (KEGG: ctt:CtCNB1_3583 hypothetical protein~SPTR: Putative uncharacterized protein;~IMG reference gene:2504107090), encoding MDFLIGFILLFTVFILILLLSIHLKTRNQGRFLFDKLKHIKDFSLSQFIMGQQNSFLLAVDKERELVAYILPNSQIVFPYESVLRIEMLEDDVIVSERVSERVGHNSSFQEVVSKKPYSLSPLKKEDGKSKVAQVVMRITLSKGENPWLPIYCFNAKTQLFGGSRTLDLTNMESQMYRKGKEMAYHLDMLFSKIIDRVDEEYLKERVFSEEEKEIYSDAIPKLIADELEKLFELKIKGALSPEEFSQQKKKLLE